In Sporosarcina sp. PTS2304, a genomic segment contains:
- a CDS encoding b(o/a)3-type cytochrome-c oxidase subunit 1 → MEIFNFSKKESRLYLSFMYVTFISLLVGGLMGLLQTLVRSGKYKLPFNIDYYTILTTHGVILGLVLTTFFIVGFQFTLMGKTVGISDKQMKWGWISFWVMLVGTVLAAWMILTGEASVLYTFYTPLRAHPIFYIGLALVIIGSWIAAFVNFRQLYVWKKAHKGEKSPLLAFMVVINMIMWVVASLGVAYSVVVLILPWSLGYVATVNVLLTRTLFWYFGHPLVYFWLLPAYMAWYVIIPKIIGGKLFSDSLARLSFILLLMFSIPVGFHHQLTEPGIDPTWKFIQVVLTFMVVIPSLMTAFSLFATFEITGRNKGYTSLFGWFKHLPWKDVRFLAPFVGMVAFIPGGAGGIINASHQVNSLVHNTIWITGHFHLTIATTVILTYFGIAYWLLPHLTGRRLTPRLNKLGIIQTFIWTIGMAIMSTSMHIQGLLGGPRRSNFSEYAGGEQVATWINYQITQAIGGTILFIGILLMFYIFIQLVFFAPRGYEEYPIAEEEMDAEKTPKILENWYLWIGITIALILFAYTIPMIDIIKHSPPGSIPFDWPIGRS, encoded by the coding sequence ATGGAAATATTTAATTTCTCAAAAAAAGAATCTAGACTGTATCTATCTTTCATGTACGTCACATTCATTTCCCTTTTAGTCGGTGGGTTAATGGGACTTTTACAGACACTCGTCCGTTCGGGTAAGTATAAGTTACCGTTTAACATAGATTATTACACGATTTTAACCACGCACGGTGTTATACTCGGACTCGTGTTAACTACATTTTTCATCGTCGGGTTCCAATTTACTTTGATGGGGAAAACTGTCGGAATTTCTGATAAACAAATGAAGTGGGGCTGGATTTCCTTCTGGGTTATGCTTGTTGGTACTGTCTTGGCTGCATGGATGATTTTAACAGGTGAAGCTTCTGTATTATATACATTCTATACACCACTTCGTGCACATCCTATTTTCTATATCGGTTTGGCTCTTGTTATTATTGGTAGCTGGATTGCAGCATTTGTTAACTTCCGTCAATTATATGTTTGGAAGAAAGCACATAAAGGCGAAAAGTCTCCACTACTAGCATTTATGGTTGTCATCAATATGATCATGTGGGTCGTTGCTTCTTTAGGTGTTGCGTATTCAGTTGTTGTTCTAATTTTACCTTGGTCGCTAGGATATGTTGCGACTGTCAACGTACTATTGACACGCACACTATTTTGGTATTTCGGTCACCCACTTGTTTACTTCTGGTTGTTACCTGCGTATATGGCATGGTATGTGATCATTCCAAAAATAATCGGCGGCAAACTTTTCAGTGATTCATTGGCACGTTTATCATTTATCTTATTATTAATGTTTTCTATCCCTGTTGGATTCCACCACCAATTAACTGAGCCTGGTATTGATCCGACTTGGAAATTCATTCAAGTAGTTCTTACATTCATGGTTGTCATTCCATCTTTAATGACTGCTTTCTCGCTATTTGCTACATTTGAAATTACAGGACGGAATAAAGGCTATACTTCTTTATTTGGATGGTTTAAACATCTTCCTTGGAAAGATGTACGCTTCTTGGCACCTTTTGTCGGGATGGTTGCATTCATTCCTGGTGGTGCAGGTGGGATTATTAACGCATCTCACCAAGTAAACTCTTTAGTCCATAACACTATTTGGATTACAGGACACTTCCACTTAACGATTGCTACTACGGTTATTCTAACGTATTTCGGTATCGCTTATTGGTTGCTTCCGCATTTGACGGGTCGACGTCTAACTCCTAGATTAAATAAACTAGGGATCATTCAAACGTTCATCTGGACTATTGGTATGGCGATTATGTCAACGTCTATGCATATTCAAGGATTACTCGGCGGACCACGTCGTTCTAACTTCTCTGAATACGCTGGCGGTGAACAAGTTGCCACGTGGATCAATTATCAGATCACTCAAGCGATCGGTGGGACGATTTTATTCATCGGTATACTGTTGATGTTCTATATATTCATCCAGTTAGTATTTTTTGCTCCACGCGGATACGAGGAATATCCGATTGCTGAAGAAGAAATGGACGCCGAGAAGACTCCGAAAATATTGGAAAACTGGTATTTATGGATCGGTATTACAATCGCGTTAATTTTATTTGCATACACGATTCCGATGATCGATATTATTAAGCACTCTCCTCCAGGTTCCATTCCATTCGATTGGCCGATTGGTCGTTCGTAA
- a CDS encoding cytochrome c oxidase subunit II has translation MHLHKYEKIWIAFGLGSLVLFLLIIGFAAFWKGTHPQSHIETIDPQNVEAHESFQPENLGLTEVADGKYVVNMVASAFNYDFGKEQDGTATKTIRIPKGSTVLFQITSKDVVHGFQVAGTNVNMMVEPGHISRYETVMKNTGEFTVVCNEYCGIGHHLMFGTVEVY, from the coding sequence ATGCATCTGCATAAATACGAAAAAATTTGGATTGCATTCGGCTTAGGGTCTTTAGTTCTATTCTTATTAATTATCGGCTTTGCGGCATTTTGGAAAGGCACGCATCCACAAAGTCACATCGAAACAATTGATCCGCAAAACGTGGAAGCTCACGAATCATTCCAGCCTGAAAATCTTGGGCTGACAGAAGTAGCCGATGGAAAGTATGTCGTTAATATGGTCGCTTCTGCGTTTAACTACGACTTTGGTAAAGAACAAGACGGAACCGCTACTAAGACGATTCGCATTCCTAAAGGTTCCACTGTCCTTTTTCAAATTACAAGTAAAGACGTTGTTCATGGATTCCAAGTAGCCGGGACGAATGTCAATATGATGGTTGAACCTGGACATATAAGTCGCTACGAAACTGTAATGAAGAATACTGGTGAATTTACGGTAGTCTGTAATGAATATTGCGGTATCGGTCATCACTTAATGTTCGGTACAGTGGAGGTGTATTAA
- a CDS encoding cytochrome c oxidase subunit 2A, whose protein sequence is MSKKVNSSTKQTKEDVNLKGTFIMVMILGVIILVFWFGIYGLFLSR, encoded by the coding sequence TTGAGCAAGAAAGTGAACTCTTCTACAAAGCAAACGAAAGAAGACGTAAATTTAAAAGGCACATTCATCATGGTAATGATTTTGGGTGTCATCATTCTTGTCTTTTGGTTCGGCATTTACGGTTTATTCTTGTCTAGATAA